The genome window TGAAGGACTTTTTTCTCCACCAGCTGCCCACTTCGCTCTGACTGTTATGACCACAGTCACATGTTTGCGCTCTAGCTATGGCGCCGTGGTGCCGTTCTCTCATGACCCGACCCGCCGCCGCTGTGACCGGCTTGTCCCTCTGTCCTCTAGACCTCGTGCTGCTGGCCTGTAACTGGAGCACTATGGGCGACGGCTTCTTCGTCTGTCACCACTTGGCGGCGCTCTACGCATACGGATACGTGCTGGTGAGTCCTCCGCTCCTCGGCGTTTGGGCCTGACGGTCGATGCGCGGCGACGTGTTTGTCATGCTGCTCCTCTCGTTGCAGACGCGCGGCGTGCTTCCCTACTTTGCCAACTTCCGCCTCATTTCGGAGCTGTCCACGCCGTTTGTGAACCAAAGGTGGGTGTAAATACCCCCCACcctcttttttatgttttactgTGTGACCGACGATTATTTCTAATCAttaaccccacccccccccctcccccccaggtgGTTCTTCGAGTCGCTGAAGTACCCGCGCTCGCACCGCCTGGTGGTGCTGAACGGCATGGCGATGGCAGTGGTGTTCTTCCTGGTGCGCACGGCCGTCATGCCGTCGTACTGGGCCAGCGTCTTCGCCACCTTCGGCACGGAGGAGTTTGAGCGGCTGGGCCGCGGCGCCCAGGTGGCGTGGATCACGTCGTGCATCGCCCTGGACATCTTGAACATGATCTGGATGTACAAGATCGGCCGCGGCTGCTACAAGGTGATGACGGGGAGAGGCGGCCGGAAGCCCAAGGACGGAGCGGAGACGGAGGCGACGTCGGGCGGGAAGCACGTCAACAACCACGCGGACTAAAGCGGCGTAGAGCGATGGCTGTGCAGACACGGACGCGAGCGGGGGAGACGAGACCGGACGCCCGGGGACAACCCCTCGCTGCCTCCCTCCCGTTGCTCCCCGCACACACCCTCCAATCCACTAACCTCAGCCCCCTCGACCTCCTTGTAGTTGGATAGTGGGCCGGGGGACAACCGGTCCTGACCCGGCACGAGGCAAAGAGGCCGCCCTCTGACTGCCTCGGCCCGGTGGCACACGACAAGGTAGAGCTCGCAagcacattaaaagaaaaagaaaagcctgtTTCTGCTCGCTCCCCTCTCGCTTCCACTTCAGCCAAAGCCCAATCCTCTGAAGTGCCTGCAAAAGACAGGAAAGCaataaaaaagggggaaaggagCGAAAGTCTAACTTGGGGACCCAAGACGATGCCCCTGCTCCGCCCGCCGCTCCTTCGAAAGACCTCGCGAGGCTCCTCCCAACGCTCCGTCCGCCCGCACGCGAGGGAGACGGCGACTCCCTTTGCATCAGATCCATCCAGCGTTTTGTGAACCTACAGGGCTCTTGTCTTAAAACCCATCAGACCTCACGAGGAAGAAAGacaaagcagagacagaaaaacaccaTAATGCCTCTTCTACAGTATCACCTGCTGTGGCCTCCGTGTCACAAGGCGTCTGTCGATATTACCCGCCATGCCCCTCAAactcctctctctcacacacacatatgtatatatatatatacatatatatatatatatatatatatatatatacacacacactcagtagaGAAAAGATGCACTCCCCAACAGCCTCCGTTCCTCGCAGGACGATTTAGCCTGTTCAGTATTCACCATGTCGGCATCACAGTGTAGTGAATTCAACCCTCTGCCTGACGGGGCTCCACTGTCCAGCtcaaattgtttttgttctacctcccccgccccccccccccccacctcacagaGACTCCGTCAATCAATGTTTGCTTTTTACCGTCAAGAGGGACTTTTAGTCTTTAAAATATTCTCTGTTATGATATCACTGATTTCATGGGGACGTCTTCCCCCGTCGCTCCTTCTTAAAAGTCCTCAAAGCCCCCGtcgccctgccccccccccaccaggctGATGCTTGGAAAAAAGCGATGTCCTTCTAGACAAAACGCCCCCAGCCAGGGCTGTAGTCTTCTTTTGCAAAATGTTGGCAGTGGGAATGCTAGCAATAGGCCATTTTTCTAATATCGAAGATGAATTGCGGTGCATCAATCTGTGACAACGTGGCAATCTGCACCCTGTTGTTATGTTTTCTCCATAAACTCATCACCTCAGCATAGTCACAGGGGCGTATTTAATCAACTAAATCTAAATATGAATTATCCTAAATCttaaactggggggggggggggggggggggttggccaCGCGGCATTCTGCCCTCTGTCATCGCCACATTCAGTGACCCCCGACTACACCGCTGACATCACGGCAGAAACAAGAGGATATTTAAGATTCACGCGGGAGCTCCAGTTTCCTTTTTAGCTTCAGGGCGTACTCCACCAACTCACAGCGCGCACGTTTTAATTTGAATTCTTCATTTTCTTACTGTGAGAGTCGACACGACGAGTTTTCATCCAGATGTGGCGGACAAAGTTTCCCCCAGAACTCAGTGAGAAATTGCGAGTGAGTGCCTGTGAATATTAGAAGTTGCCGCAGAAGACGAGGGACGCCGCATGTGGTTCGACGAAGACGAAGGAGGAACGGCGTCCGACCCCGCCCTTTACCTTTATAATGCCGCTCACGCATGCCTAAACTGTTCCACCAAAGCCGAATGTAAAAACTTTATTTGCaatattttgagtttgttttcgaCTTCCAGTGTTTTACGTCCgttttgttttggggttttttaaggtgcaaattaaaaaacacgCAGACCAATGGATTGAAACACTTTCAGTCACATATTGGAACGTGCTATTAGCGGCTAACGTAGCGTCACTCGAGCAAAGATGAGGCACAGGctgtagcttttttttcttcttcttgacaTCTGTAGCCTGTCGATGCGTTAAATCGGTCCCCTTTGATTCTTTGTGTCTGTGGCTCGATGGATACTGGCCTGAGAATTGTCACTGTGGAACTATAAAGCACACGACTCAGCGATTTCTCCTGTGTTTCTGTCACCACAGAGGAGGGGCTACAGTATCTTGtgcctttttctttcctttctctgcATGACTTTCTAATGTAAAACCCtgtgatttcccccccccctgtattcTACATGTATActctttgtatatatttttataatatgcCTGCACAACGATTAATCCGGCCAAGTATTATAATCCGAAGCTGATCCCTTTCCTGGGGAGTTGTGATGTGTTGAGAACGGGGCGTGTCTCTGATGAATGTCGTGGCGGGGCGATCAGAATGGGCAGTGATGCCCGTCTCGTTTTACTTTAGCAAACACGCAGGCAGTCGAACAGGGGCGGCAGACATCTCTTAACATTCATCCCGGCGTCCCTAAACTCAAAGCTGTGAATAGTTGACTCGACTGTGGGAGACCTCCTGAGGCTGTGTGAGGGTGCAGCGGCATCCGGCACCGTCACACAGCCGAGTACAGCGCTCTGACACCAGGGCTCCCGTTAGCATGCAGGCAGCAAACTGGATgaacagtgttttttcttttttctttttttttgtatttgtcaggGTTTTCTACAGAGTTTATTTCAACacctgatgtgtttgtgtgtctgtgtgtcaccctggtgggggggaggcagggaatCAACTGAATGAACCGATGAAGAGGCTGCTATCGTAAGAACACGATCTGTATTGTATCAGGTTAGAACaaccacattgccttttttCTTTAGGGAGGCCAACGTTCATTATATCCTAGAATGAAtatatttaagtgtgtgtgtatgtatctaTACATACtgtgtatatctatatctataccTAGATATAGATATTATAAAGAGATATACAGACCTGTGTTATATATCCGTGATCAGGTATTCAAACCAGATGCACACTGTACTGATTAAAACCTCTGTTGTGGTCGTATTTTGTCTCCATTGGATGAGCGGGCGTCTTTTCTCCCTTTAGGTACATTGTACCAGAGCTGCATCAGAATCTGGTACTTAAACAGTGTGTATTCACTCTGCGGCCACAACGCTGCCGCTTGTGTAATGATTTCAGAATGACTGGAAGCAATCACAGACAAACTGATGGCAAATGACTTTTTGATCCTTTTGAATGATTCGCCAGCGTGGCTTCTGTCGCCCCCCcaatgttttgtctgtttttattttgtcttttaactCAATGCAATTTCTTGTTACGATCTGTCTCTTttcttgtttgttattttctctggaGATTTTAAATGTGAAAGCGCCTACACTACAGGCAGGCCTTTTTGTCTGAGCATTACCTTGTGTCTCGGATCTTTGTCGTGCGCAATGACCACTACTAATGATCATGTAATCGTAGTGCTGAAAGCTGAGACTTACTTGAAAGTGTTGCTCTTCAATAAAGTTTGAAGGCAAAAGGAAACAGTTTGCTGGCTCTCATTTCGACTCTACAGGTGAATGTTTATACGTCCAACGCCAGCCAtggttttcatttcactttggcTGCAATTCATCACATTCCTCGGTTTTTGTGGAGCCGTGGCTTCGGCTTTGGGGGGAACGACCCGACTGTTCACTGTAAATCTATCACGCTGCTGTGATGAGCAAAGCCAAGGCCGGCTACTGATCGTTGGCACTGCATCGCTCCGTGTTTTTCCTCTTCCATGTGGAGATTATTTGGAGAAAAGGTGAAGCGCAGACCGAGAAATTCAAACCGAGATCAAACCGGAGGATtaaaaaccgtgtgtgtgttcgttggGAGGCCGTGCCTGAGGAGCTTTACCAAACATGGTCACATAACGGAGACGCAACGAAAGGTTCCTCCTGCCGGCTCAGCGCAGCACACATTGTGGGCTTTCCGTTCCACTTCGCTCCCCCACATGGACGCGGGAATGAACATCGTCACCTGCACGTCGTGcagacacagaaaacacacctgTGTGTTGCAAAAGCACACCGCCTGTCGTCACGGTTGGCCgttggatggtgtgtgtgtgtgtgtgtgtgtgtgtgtgtgtgtgtgtgtgtgtgtgtgtgtgtgtgtgtgtgtgtgtgtgtgtgtgtgctgctgtttaGTTTCCCTCAGCTGTGCCTCTGAGGCATTTTGACTTAATGAATCCGCTGCGTTGAGCGAGTTGTAGttgtgtttaataaaaaaaaaaaagttgattttcAGGGATGTTGCTACTTCAGGAGGAAGAATATTcccagagaaacaaaaacataccaAAAAATCAACATTCCAGTCTTTGGAGAAGCTGTAAACACAGCCGATTTTAGTAAGTACTTGAAGTAAATCTtggccagagtcacatttgcacattttgaacCAGTTTGTTAAGAGGCATCACCTAACTGTTACCAGATTCCTCAGCCAAAGATGCCACAGGCTTGTGAGTGAGGGCCGCGATTCGGACGCGCGACAGCAGCGGAAAGCGGCGCTGGTTTCCGTGACGACCTCTGAGGTGGCGTGGATGGGAGGGTGGAGTGAGCTCCACCACATCATCACGTGGTCCGGACTACAAAAGACCGCTGCTGTCTGAAGAAAATGTACATGTGCTGCAACAAATTGAATAGCAGTTCAAATGCAAAGCGCCAAAGTTTGACATATCAGTGGAAGTGGAGGAGCTGGAAAGCATTGAACCCTCACTTCAAGTTTGTGGACTGAAGGGAGTTTAAATGTCCATTGACGCGTAAGCGATGAATTGAGCTGGAAATGTGGCCCTTTGAAGTGCTGAAAGAAAACCGTCAACACACATGTATAAACTGAAGCAACGTCACTTCAATATCAGTCGAAGTGGAGGCACAGCAGTTGTGTCAGCAGTGAAAGTCGTGGGAGCAAGAAGAGTTTCCTTTCATTCAACCTTTGGTTAAACGGTGTGTTTGAAGGTTATCAGAGCTGAAGTATTTGATTGAAACCAACGTCTTGGTGAAAGACCTGAGACCTGAAAGGTTTTGAAGCGTCATTTGAAGTTGCAGCACTGAAAAGATGAAAGAAGTGATGAAATCAGTCAAAGAGTAAAAGATTGTCGTTCCGTTGTGGCGTTCGTTGACATGAAGGCTCCAAAGCGTTTGGACCGACTGTTAACTGACACGTCTGAATAAAAAGCCAGTTCAAGCGTCACACTGACATCCAACAGGTGAAAGCAGTTGAAGTGTCATCTCCTCTTTGGGGGCCTCGCCTGACGTTTGGTGTAACTTtctttgaaaattaaaaacatttttatggtTAAGTTAAAGAAGACATTTTGAAGCGTGTTGAGGGAGTTCTTGGACAAAAGGTGTAACAATAATACTTGTAAACTAAACTAATACTTCTACATCTAAACACGAGCATGTATCGTTGAAGCGTGCGGATTTATCGACCAAATCCAGGTTTGTTTGAGGCTTCCTGTGCGACTGTAGCGACAGGTTGGAATTATGACGCCATGAACTCGGCCTTCATGACTCCCCCGAGCTGCACAGCATCGTGAGGCCTTCTACCATAAATAGCCAGACGGAGtcagtgtggggaggggggggggggcgactgtaGAAAGGCCCTTCTGAGTTTCTGAAACGGCAGTAATCTCCGtctccatctgcccccccccccctctcccctccctccccgtctgtgtttttgttactTCCTAAAAATGTGGAGTCCCTGAAGCTTTTTCTGTCTGCACCCAGTCAAATGTCATGACTCATGATCTGTCCTCGACCTCAGGTCTCCTTACtgatcccctcctccctcccatcaGAAATAAGAAATTGTAAATCACCAGGAGGTCCAACTGCTCCTGAGGTTCATCATCACGTACACGTCTTCTGAACTCTCTAAAAAGTTTCCCTCATGAAACGCCGACGGCTGTTTAGAGTAAAGCTATTGTAGATACAGAGAGCGCCATGTCGCAGGCTTCCTCCCGCCAGCTTTCCCTTAAACGAAGCCCATTTA of Gasterosteus aculeatus chromosome 11, fGasAcu3.hap1.1, whole genome shotgun sequence contains these proteins:
- the tlcd4b gene encoding TLC domain-containing protein 4-B yields the protein METRELTVVAGSFVGFQLLFKLVSPRLSTVITPGYERLPATKLTEWNSRLVSTVHALIVGLFCLYILWFDDAVNANPVWGDPSLVKLNVAITCGYLLYDLVLLACNWSTMGDGFFVCHHLAALYAYGYVLTRGVLPYFANFRLISELSTPFVNQRWFFESLKYPRSHRLVVLNGMAMAVVFFLVRTAVMPSYWASVFATFGTEEFERLGRGAQVAWITSCIALDILNMIWMYKIGRGCYKVMTGRGGRKPKDGAETEATSGGKHVNNHAD